From one Anabas testudineus chromosome 18, fAnaTes1.2, whole genome shotgun sequence genomic stretch:
- the LOC113157674 gene encoding eotaxin-like, translating into MKNYHILLLCILGAALVSSVVCQASLGPEMCCYSFYPRRIKRELIKSYNLTDDRCPRTGVIFMTQRSHHICVDPSLSWVQNVMKNLDEKNL; encoded by the exons ATGAAGAACTATCACATTCTCCTGCTCTGCATCCTGGGAGCTGCACTGGTTTCCTCAGTGGTCTGCCAGG cgTCACTTGGTCCTGAGATGTGCTGTTACAGCTTCTACCCACGAAGAATTAAAAGAGAGCTGATCAAGTCATATAACCTGACTGATGACCGATGTCCAAGAACTGGAGTCAT tttcatgactCAAAGGTCTCATCACATCTGCGTGGATCCAAGTCTCTCCTGGGTTCAGAACGTCATGAAAAATCTGGATGAAAAAAACCTTTAG